From the genome of Solanum lycopersicum chromosome 7, SLM_r2.1:
ttaagggttcgggattcctattagtatcttaggaaggtgttaggcacctaAAACACTCCGTTAAATACGGTTTTCCAACGACTAACTTATTGACTATTTTTAAAGGGCTAGCgaattttttaaagttagatTTCTCAAATCTTAAACAAACTTAATAAAACATTATTGCTTTAAAAAAACCATTTGAAGTTaacttttttaaactttttaattcTAAGCCAACTCGTGAGTTTGAAACGTCATCGCTTTAAAGCctcaatttttagttttgagTTTGATAAACCAAAAGACGTTCGATGGAGTTTGGAGTTTCCTAACCCTAACTAATGACAATCAAGCAGCCATATAAACGAAtagtaaagagagagagagagattttggtTCCAAATTCGgattctgttcgccttgaccaaattttggacccacctgcttttgggttttgacccattttgTACCTGTCCTAGTCTAAACGTATAAGacgaaagaaaataaaaatgacaagggggcttatgcccattacaaataaaatacaaaatatatataaaaaaaaataaaagaagtcttCTAGTCCTCTTTTGGATTTCTTCGATCTTCATGGCATTTCGAATTTTGCCCGTTGTCTTGACTCGATAAGATTTTGAACCTTTACGGCTCAACGAGGATGTGTGAGATGGAAATCAAGTCCATGGGGGCTCGCGAATAATTTCATATGCAATAAAATGACAAATGGATTAGTATTTACCGAACAAGGAGATAACTCATTAAGGCGAGCTGTTAATGTCAAAAATGTGACATTCTCAAAACTTATCCATGAAATAAAATACGACACACCaaggaaaataatattcaaGAAAACACATATAGTTTGGAGTGAAACTTAGCTAAATGCGTCAATTAGCATGTCTTTACACAGGCAGAAAAACGCGTAACATGAATTAAAAACTATATAGCAATTAAAGAACAATGGCTAATTTAACCATGGCCTTCAAGAACGCGAAGAGATATAACCCAACAAAAGACACTTTAAACAATCTGCCATTTTCTAAGAATCCATATGCATACTCATACAACTCCTCCCGAAAACAATCACAATAAAACAAGGAGGAGAGATTtccaaaacaagaaaaacaaagtaTAGCTCAAAACTTCACATGCTTTAAGGAAATAAATTCAGATTTGACTATCTTACGAATGAAAactaaaggaaaacaaagataaagaaaataagataaCTTATGCGAATTTTAGAAATTACGGGAAGGAAATCGACAAAATAGCAACCTATCGGTCTTCACATTAATGCACCAAAGAACATGATGTGAATGCTAAATGAAAAGCTGCGGCGTATACTCGACACAATAGCGCATTTGGACTAAAtaaaagatcaacaaaacatGTAACCCACACACGTTAGGGTCATACTTTCAACTAACcaaatagaatatattgaaACAGCAAGACTCAGAACACATACTGAACAAAATTCTAATCATGAACAGACGGCCTCAGATTTAGATATCTATGACAATAAACTCTTAATAACTCTCATGGCAGTAGCAAACAGAAAGAACACACAAAGGTCGAAACAAGCAAACATTTGGAACAAACTATGCTTCCAAAGAGATGTGTATTATGTTCATCACAATATCCTCTATTAGAATCTATCACTTCCTCAATACAACAGATAGGACATCAGAACACAGAATGAAACGCGAGAGTACTATGGAGAGACAGAATCAACaggatttctctcttttttttttataaaatataagaacAAACCAACAACTAAAGAAGATCGACAACAACTTAAAGCCGAAAATAAAACGTAAAAGGGGTACAGTATACCTTCTTATGAGCAGCAACACTAGGACGACGAGCAGCGAGCAACGAGACTCCGACCAGTCCGAAACCACTCGAACGGAACTCAAGCTTCAGGCAGAGTATCACTCCGAAATTAGACTCAGGAATCGACTCGACAGCGAACCCAAACAACGAGGCGAAACAAGAAGAGAAATGAAGGCCAGCGGGATTCAGTCTCGTCTGCAAATTTCTTAGCTCACGAGTTTTCACTGCTCCAAATTTTTAacggaaatttttttttttcaaccaaGAATTGCCCCCCCTTGATGACTGAAAATGGGGGGTATTTATAGAGGGAGAAATGTCGGATTTGAGGGGTTAGGAGGGTGGGTGATACGATTTTCCGCCCATTTTTGAACTCAAAATCGAAATCCCTTTGGGTCAAACCCACGAGGCAATTGCGTGCTGGCGAGGGCGACTACGACGTTTCGCAGACCTGCTTGACAGGGTATGGGTCTCTGCCATTCCGTCTCGTTCACGCGAAGGGGAAGGGAGAAGAGTGCGGGGAGAGACGCGGGGTTGTTGGAGCTTCTCTGTTTTTCGCGTGATTTCTGGGGAATTATGGGTTTCTGTCGAGAGGGGAAGGAGAGAGCGAGCGTGGGGGAGACGCGGGGAGAGGATGAGAGGAAGGGAGAGAGCGTGGGGAGGGGGTCGCGTGGGGGTGCTGTTCTTCCTGGGAATGGGGTCGTGTGGGGAAGAAGAGAAGGGAAGGGGGTCGCGGGTCGGGTATTAGGTGTTGGGTCGGAGCGGGTATGGGGCTGGGTtgaagggttttttttttttatttaaatgttttggGCCGTCTGAATGGGGAAGAAGTGGGCTGGGATATTTAAGTTAGTGTTGGGTTGAGGGGTTTTTGGGCCTGGGAATAAGAGTGGGCTGATGGGTAAAGGAATGGgtttaagatatacatatatacatatacatatatgtatatacatatatgtatatatgtacatatatttattttcgcaagatttataaaactaactaactcataccgacgcgggtcaaaattgggtgtcaacatatatatatatatatatatatatatatatattcttttttttcgttttcctctctcctctctccctctcccaaatctcgctcgtcacCCTCGCCTCTCTttcttatacaaacagaaaccaAAAGTACAAATTACATTTTGTATGTaaaaagcgagagaaaattgtatagaCACATGCAAATAGATATATCTTTTGtatacaactgctttcttttgtatatatataacgaattatacaacaactctctttgtatatatataacgaattatacaacttctttttttatatatgtatagcaaaatatacatatatgtctGTTATAGAGTGCAATTACgcaaattataattatagtatataaatatgatttttatgtttgctccGAAAGTTACTcttaaattataaagttatttcattgtaactttttttttttcatgatggatgagttttatttttccattaaatGCCAAAGGCATACGAGATTTTGCTCTTTGCATGGGAAAGTTgactataaattaaattaattaacacaAAAAGTACTATTGGCCTCATCTTCTCAACAAACGCAGAATCAATCAATCAATCTTATCAAGACAGGATTagtttttggtgaagttttttttattgaataataccatattccaactttcaaaaaacctaatctccattatttaattaactatgCAACTATGTTGATCCTTACATTATGCCTTTCACATCAAAGATGAATAAATAGCAAAGTCAGTTTGTCCAgttcatatatatgtatgtactaATTATACTACGTAGCAGGTACTACTACTACGTGCcaattattgaaaaattgaCTTCCACATGCACCATGATGGACAAGTAAACTACGACGGAAACAAAATTTTCACTATGTGCAGTCAAagtataaataatcatatacgAAAAAGTTAAGtgaaataacatataataacTATATAAAAGTTTTGCCTATTAGTTGGACTAGCTCCATCCAATGGCGGAACTAAGTAGTGTCAAGAGGGTTAACCTAACTCCCTTTGTTAAAAAATTACGCCGTGAAAATAGAGTAAAAATGAGTTTTACTCTATTTGGTGTTTGATCCTTTAAACAATCTTAATATAGGTGTTTGTTTAGGCATCAAAATGATTGAGGTTGGTCATAATAAAAGGAATCTCACTTAATTATAAGCCCTACTGAAAGAGACATACTATAACTAATCTAGTTTCTAGTCCTATAAATTGGCTTTCATCCTCTCTAGTTGATGTGTGACACAgcgaaaaaaaaataatactaaggTCTCTTTCACAAGTAGTAACAAAATATGTCTACTTTTGGGTTGggtttctttgttatttgtattGTAGGTATATTTTTAGATGCTAGTCATGCTCAATTACAACTAAATTTCTATGCCAAGAGTTGTCcaaaagcagagaaaattaTTGAGGACTATGTTCACAAGCACATCCCAAATGCTCCATCTCTTGCTGCAGCCTTATTGCGACTTCATTTTCATGATTGCTTTGTTAGGGTAcgttaatattttatcatatgttCAATTGAGTAGGCCATAAATTgagtgtctaaataaaatttactgaCAAATTTAAGGGGTTGCCTTTTCAGTGTATTCTGCTCGtaattaagtgtttttttttaaaaaaattgcaggGTTGTGATGGTTCTGTACTTCTGAATTTCACTTCGAGCACGAAGAATCAGACTGAAAAAGTGGCTGTTCCGAATCAAACATTGAGAGGTTTCTCATTCATAGATGGAGTGAAGAAAATAGTTGAAGCTGAATGCCCTGGAGTTGTTTCTTGTGCTGATATTGTTACTTTGGTTGCTAGAAACTCTGTTGTGGTCACTGTAAGTATAAAATAACACACATTCCAAACTAAATATTTTAGCTATATAACTTAACATCGTGTGTAGATATAGTTTGAACTTAAAGAATCCGCGTTCTTATTATCTTCTTGTTTGCATGATAGGGAGGACCTTTCTGGAATGTGCCAACTGGTAGAAGAGATGGAAAAATATCAAATGCTTCTGAAGCATTGGCAAATATTCCACCTCCAACAAGTAACTTGTCAAGTCTCCAAACATCTTTTGCCAACAAGGGTCTTGACCTAAAAGACTTGGTCCTATTATCTGGTAAGCTAAATTGAAGTAcataatacatttatttttatgtttacttcCACATATTCCATAATGAACACAGAACAAAAAGAAGTGCAGCCTATGCACTATTGGTTCGACTGAACTCATATTTACAATCAGTTCAAATCTTGAATCTACTTCTCGTAACAAGCATATCTACACTAATTTTAAATCTTGCATTTGGCTATggtaataattttttcatgtttgggcATAACTACAACAGAGGTCCTTTTTAATTCTCAGGTGCTCACACTATTGGAGTCTCTCATTGTTCGTCATTTTCAGCACGTTTGTACAATTTCACCGGTGTTTTGGGCTCACAAGATCCATCTCTAGACAGTGAATATGCATCCAATCTTAAGGGGAAGAAATGCAAATCAATCAACGACAATACAACGATAGTTGAGATGGATCCTGGTAGTTTCAGGACGTTTGATCTAAGCTACTACAAGCTTTTGCTCAAAAGGAGAGGCCTATTTCAATCTGATGCAGCCTTAACAACAAGTGCTACAACAAAATCATTTATCAACCAGCTAGTTAAGGGTTCACTAGAAGAATTCAATGCGGAATTTGCAAAGGCGATGGAGAAAATGGGAAGGATAGAAGTAAAGACTGGCTCTGCTGGTGAAATTAGAAAACAATGTGCATTTGTGAACAAGTAGAGAGCCAATATTTgtacttaaaaatttaaaattttatttggctcTATGTTTGTgttcttttgttgtttttgtggGGATCATTTGTGTTAATGTTCCTTTGTATAGTATGTTTGTCATTCCACTTTTGTACCTTGATTGAgagtttcaaaataaaattccaaTGACAACTGACAAGAGccctttcttctccatttttttttgtactaattacTCCCTAGCTCTTAATAAGAGTTAAGTATATGCAGGGGTCAATACTCTTCAGTTTGACTATGATTATTTCAGTTCCttaataatcaagaaaaatctaTTTAACTTCCTAATTCACATACAATGGTAAATATTTACAAGATACTACATATAAGGATTCTTCCTTgctataatttttcatatttttttcttcaaatcggCTTCTTTATATATGCTACAACCTACAAAGAACATTTACATCacatatttgaaaaaaagaacatgggtattattattattatttttgtcataGTTGACTTTGAAGAATCTGGTGTAGATAAAGTTTTAAATAGAAGACTAAGTTGTTGggaaataatataaagaaaatatatctttttttaatttttttttatctcttttgtCCCCCGTTGAAATCCATTCGACGatatttttgataatatattCTTATGATCGTTAGTATTTCTATAAATGTTGAAGGCTGGTTTTGTAATGAAAAACACAAGAATAATATAATTACGATATGAATGGTTAAGATTAGAAGATGATTAATGAACGGAGAGGGTTGAGATTAGGCCACGTCAATAGATGGTTGATTTTACTCTTATGATGAAAATTCATTTTagcatttataaattaaaaaaaaaaaaaggtcccGAAAACCTGAATTCATTTTCCTCTTTTGCAATTGCGATTTTGGATCTCATTGGGATCATAAAAtacatgtaaaaataaataatagtttaTACTCAAACCATTTCCTCAATTCCAAGagtgaaaattttctttttctcggAACAAGTTATTTTATTCTCCTTTTTTCATATAGGAAAATTTTTagaaatagtaaat
Proteins encoded in this window:
- the LOC101250232 gene encoding peroxidase 3-like — encoded protein: MSTFGLGFFVICIVGIFLDASHAQLQLNFYAKSCPKAEKIIEDYVHKHIPNAPSLAAALLRLHFHDCFVRGCDGSVLLNFTSSTKNQTEKVAVPNQTLRGFSFIDGVKKIVEAECPGVVSCADIVTLVARNSVVVTGGPFWNVPTGRRDGKISNASEALANIPPPTSNLSSLQTSFANKGLDLKDLVLLSGAHTIGVSHCSSFSARLYNFTGVLGSQDPSLDSEYASNLKGKKCKSINDNTTIVEMDPGSFRTFDLSYYKLLLKRRGLFQSDAALTTSATTKSFINQLVKGSLEEFNAEFAKAMEKMGRIEVKTGSAGEIRKQCAFVNK